The stretch of DNA ACAGAGGGCACCCGAAGGCCCTGAGGGGCGCGGGCGGGGCGGCAGGGTGCCGGTGGCATCGCCGCCGGGGGCGGGGAGGGCCGTGGCGGTGGCGGCAGGGGCGGAAGCCCTTGCACCGGATCCCCGGTCACAGCACTAGGGTCAACCGTATGCACGACCAGCCACCCGCCCTGTTCACCTGGGAGTTCGCGAGCAACCCCTACCCGGCCTACGCCTGGCTGCGCGAGCACGCCCCCGTGCACAGGACCCGTCTGCCCAGCGGAGTGGAGGCCTGGTTGGTCACCCGGTACGCGGACGCCAGGCAGGCTCTGGCCGACCAGCGACTGTCCAAGAACCCGGCGCACCACGCCGAGTCCGCGCACGCCAAGGGCAAGACCGGCATCCCCGGCGAGCGCAAGGCCGAGCTGATGACCCACCTGCTGAACATCGACCCGCCGGACCACACCCGGCTGCGCCGGCTGGTCAGCAAGGCGTTCACCCCGCGCCGCGTCGCCGAGTTCGCCCCGCGTGTGCAGGAGCTGGCCGACGGACTCATCGACGGGTTCGCCGAGCGCGGCACGGCCGACCTCATCCACGAGTTCGCCTTCCCGCTGCCCATCTACGCCATCTGCGACCTGCTCGGCGTCCCCCGCGAGGACCAGGACGACTTCCGGGACTGGGCGGGCATGATGATCCGCCACGGCAAGGGCCCGCGCGGCGGGGTCGCCCGCTCCGTGAAGAAGATGCGCGGCTATCTCGCGGACCTCATCCACCGCAAGCGCGAGGCGCTCCCGGCCGAGCCCGTCCCCGGCGAGGACCTCATCTCCGCGCTCATCCGCGCCTCCGACCACGGCGAGCACCTCACCGAGAACGAGGCCGCCGCCATGGCCTTCATCCTTCTGTTCGCCGGTTTCGAGACCACCGTCAACCTCATCGGCAACGGCACCTACGCCCTGCTCACCCACCCCGAGCAGCGGGACCGGCTCCAGCGGTCCCTCGCCGAGGGGGACGGCGGCCTGCTGGAGACGGGAGTGGAGGAACTCCTGCGCTACGACGGGCCGGTGGAGCTGGCCACCTGGCGCTACGCCACCCGGCCGCTCACCATCGGCGGGCAGGACATCGCCGCCGGCGACCCGGTCCTCGTCGTCCTCGCCGCCGCCGACCGGGACCCGGAGCGGTTCGCCGGCCCCGACGTCCTCGATCTCGGGCGGCGTGACAATCAACACCTCGGCTACGGACACGGCATCCACTACTGCCTCGGCGCACCGCTCGCCCGCCTGGAGGGCCAGACCGCGCTGGCCACTCTCCTCACCCGGCT from Streptomyces sp. 6-11-2 encodes:
- a CDS encoding cytochrome P450: MHDQPPALFTWEFASNPYPAYAWLREHAPVHRTRLPSGVEAWLVTRYADARQALADQRLSKNPAHHAESAHAKGKTGIPGERKAELMTHLLNIDPPDHTRLRRLVSKAFTPRRVAEFAPRVQELADGLIDGFAERGTADLIHEFAFPLPIYAICDLLGVPREDQDDFRDWAGMMIRHGKGPRGGVARSVKKMRGYLADLIHRKREALPAEPVPGEDLISALIRASDHGEHLTENEAAAMAFILLFAGFETTVNLIGNGTYALLTHPEQRDRLQRSLAEGDGGLLETGVEELLRYDGPVELATWRYATRPLTIGGQDIAAGDPVLVVLAAADRDPERFAGPDVLDLGRRDNQHLGYGHGIHYCLGAPLARLEGQTALATLLTRLPDLQLGADPAELRWRGGLIMRGLRTLPVRFTPGR